The window CTGATCAGTTGCATATGAATAATgctaatattatctttttacaaatttaattacaGGTGACATTTTCCTGAATATGTGTCATGTTGTTATACATTCCAGTTAATCGGTTGacggcctcgtttatttttgtagatgagatgagttgaaattaaagttaaaaattaaataaaatattattgaaatatatatttttaatattatttttattttggaatttaaaaaagttgagttatttattttattttgtatgagaacttaaaaaaattataatgattaaatgagataaaataagatgaattgagaggaattgtgaaaacaaacgaggtcttaTAATTTAACTGGTATGTCCTCTATTTGTAGCGACAAAAAGGAGGGTGAGTCAGAAGGTTGTAACTTCTATAATCATTCTTAGACGGCAGAATCAAAATGTGCTCGACAGTTTCTAAGAATGGAATATAGAATGTGAAACTCCACTTAAAGATTAAAATAGGCATATCTCCGGCATAAGCATTGCGCTTGGACTCTCGAATATATACCTTAACCTGTCAGCATTAATTAATATCGTgagaagaatataattttttgaagtgAAAAGAGAGAACCCAAAATTTGATGAGATTCTCCAAACACTACTCCTTGATACATGACAAGCAAAACGGGCagacaaaaagaagaaaaatcccATGATTTTAATTAACATGAGTATACTGTGGTTTGAGCTCAGTGTTCTCGAATTTTGGCAGTAGTTCTGTTGTATAAATAGTTTAGGCGCCCGTAAATACATTGGAGAAAACAACCACCTTATATGAAATCTAAACTTCAAGAGATATTTGAGAACATAATACATCATATTGAACCCTGCAGTAAGTAGGGTGGATGTTCTCTGGATTCCACCTCTCTAATGTGAATGCATAAGAAGTCAGTGCAGATTCAAGACATCAAAACACCAAATTTACCTCAAATGTGAGGGCctctgaaaatatatattaacactGTCAACATTCTAAATTCCATACACGAATATCCGACAGTGATTTCTGCCTGTGCTGTGCTCAAGCAGCCAAATAAAGGCTTGACCATGAATTCTAACCTTTCTATACATTTACTATTCTTCAAGTACTTGAAAAGTCTACTAAATTGTCAAGCTGTAAATAATTAGTTCTGAATTATGACTGTATTATCGTGCTTGGATGGTGATCAGGATAAACCAGGGGAACCAAACATAACCCGACTTGCTCATTTCTTCTCTCCTGATGAGTTCCTTGACGTGAGTAGACAAGAGCAACAAACCATCCAAAACAAGTAGAAGCAATCAGTCTTGCTACGGGATATATCACACTTCTACGATGAGGGGGTCATCATCCATTCCTGGCGGGGACAATGGTGGAACAGCTGCTTCATAACATGAAGCAGATTCAATTTTCAAGACCTTCCTAACAGTAGCCTGATACTCTCTGCCTCTACCAATCCTAACAGTAGCTTGATACTCTCTGCCTCTACCAATCCTTCTTGATGGAAAGGATTCAGAGGCAGCAGCTCTAGACGAGTTACTACTCCCAATGGATGAAAGAAATTTCCCCTTTGAAAGATTCGTTGGGGCAGATGCAATAATAGAGCTGAAGATACCGGAGTCCCGCAAGCCTTGTATTATGGCCTgaaatgttaaaaagaaaaataagaaataaaccaaTAAGGGAACCCTGCAGCAAGAAATAAAAGGAcaaatttatactaatagtaacaTTAGTAGATTAATAGAAAGTGCGACTACAAAGAGCTTTGTCATTTGGAGGGAACTCTTTTTCTTATCTATTATGGGATGCGATGACCTTCCAACTCAGATTTATAATGAATGGCATTGTCTTATATctgtttgtttttctctttcttttcttctttcttccttttaatCTTAAATTCATTCCTCCCGTCTCTTTCATTGAAGAATTGTGCTTACCATGGGAGCATATATGCGAGTTAATATACCCTTCCTCAgcagtttcatttttatatctttGTCACCCCACACAATGTGTTCCCGGTACCTAGTAGTAGAATAGAaaagccaaaaataatatattaagtaGTGTGAAGcaaggaggaaaaaaattataagaccCAAAATCAATGATTTGAATACAAAGAATTCACGATGGGCTCAAAATGAAAACATTACatgagggaaagaaaaaaattattttctccattCAAAATTTACCAGTTTAGCATTTCCGCCTCTGTTGCTGTTGAAGCAATTATAAATGCCTgcaatgtattatttttattagtacACTGAAGGCATCATCAGAAGGGAACACAATccagaaaagaaagataaaataaacTACTGGCTGCCGGGATTCTAATACAAATTAACCACTTTGGTATTGATTTGAGCTATAAAAGATCAAAATAAGCCTAAAATCTCCGGTATGCAGGCTCATGCTCAACATTCATATGGCAGCTGACTAACATCATGACTAATAATCCATAAATGCTTTCACCCAATGGCAGCATCGAAAACATCCTTTTTAGGATTTCATGATCAACTAATAACTATGCATAATAGTAATCACTAATTCCCAGGTCAACCCAACAATCCACCCTAGACTGCTTTTCAttaaaactagaaaataaaaacaggCCATGTCATCATTTCCTTGAGGAGGATTATCATTCATTTAGATCTCATTGGCTGGTTACATGATCAGTCCCCTTTTCCTTTACAACTTCTGTTAGGCTTCAAGAATTTCACACCAACTAAATTTTGTCTGTTGTTCTTCCCTTAAGTACTTGCAAAGCAGAACTACGACTGCTTGACATTGCACATGGACAAACTATCTAGTTCTTCCTTAAAATGCTTACTGTGTTCCATAATCTTGTACTTGCTGCATATTATGCTCGGATAACAGTACATGCCACAGAAGAAAAACAAGACAAATCACTGGACTCACAGATCTgtcaaattccaacataaagCATCTTTTGACATCCTCCTTTGTAGGCTTGCAGCCACATCGATCACGCCTAGAGGTCAAGTCTGAAAACTTGGCATATGTGTAGTGTAGAACAGCAGCCTCCTCCAATTTAATTTCTCTAGCAGCAATTATACCAATGAAATTTGACATCAGTAAGCCAATTATAAAGACACTTTTTCCCACACTACGAAATTAATTAACATACTTCGGGAATTTCATATAATTGTGCCATCTGTGCGCACCATTGGGACGAAGATGATCTTGAATCCGAGCAGCTGATTTCCCATTTCCATAAGTCAAAAAGTAGTTTGGATTACCACGAGTCGATTCTTTGTACATGCCAAAATATGCATCCTTTGGAAGATGGTCATAATTCCTCTTGAACATTGACACCTGTGTGCATACAAGAAGGCATGCATCAAGTACCATACAGGCATTCTCAAAGATATACCAACATAATGACACACCATTTTCTGTGGAGTATATTAATCTTTCATTTGTTGACCATGGAATCGTGTTAATTGGAAAGGTGTTTCGAAATTTGCTATGCTGAGACACCTACATAGTTAAATAGCAAGCAACTAAATTGGTGGAGACCAAACTTGGGTTAAGTCGTAgaatatttcttaattattgttttatctGCCTAATACTGATATATTAATCAAATATTGAATGTTTTAAGAATCATCATCTCTAACCAAGCCTGGTCCCAAGTTACTTGAAATCATGCAAACAGATCCTGACCTTCAAATACCTATGATTTGCATGCATTTTAACCATCTTATACAGTTCAATCTGATACAGAATACCGTGCCCTTGAACtccacagaaaatattttacgaTACAAGAGAACTACTTTTGAAGAAATGATACAACTAACAACCTTTAATGCCAACGGGCCAGTCGGAAAAAAGGGGTTGCCAGTCCTCAGT is drawn from Juglans regia cultivar Chandler chromosome 5, Walnut 2.0, whole genome shotgun sequence and contains these coding sequences:
- the LOC108988645 gene encoding glycosyltransferase-like KOBITO 1 isoform X2; the encoded protein is MPNHQHLQVVLRPNQSSPSSSFTSKVLLLLTLLPLTLATLAFVLQWRGGITDPTTRWSPPGSQHLFPGMDPSPLSPTAHHSSPSDCVSLGRGASPSFPYYHGWKFDYGSNLRPKICITTSTSAGLEQILPWMFYHKVIGVSAFLLFVEGKAASPDVSKVLESIPGVKVIYRTKELEEQQAKSRIWNETWLSSFFYKPCNYELFVKQSLNMEMAIVMARESSVEREDIKEPFTEVSMFKRNYDHLPKDAYFGMYKESTRGNPNYFLTYGNGKSAARIQDHLRPNGAHRWHNYMKFPKEIKLEEAAVLHYTYAKFSDLTSRRDRCGCKPTKEDVKRCFMLEFDRSAFIIASTATEAEMLNWYREHIVWGDKDIKMKLLRKGILTRIYAPMAIIQGLRDSGIFSSIIASAPTNLSKGKFLSSIGSSNSSRAAASESFPSRRIGRGREYQATVRIGRGREYQATVRKVLKIESASCYEAAVPPLSPPGMDDDPLIVEV